The genomic region TGATAGGCGCGTGCTTGAGGACATTAAACGTTTGCAAGTGAAAAATGCTAAGGGTGAGCTTATGTTTTTAGAAGGGCTTGTGAGTATCGAGCAGACAAAGACAGCCTCGACAATTACGCGCTTTAATCGTCAGCGAAGCCTCACTGTGTATGCGCAGGTGAATAAGGCTTCTGGTGCGAGTCTTGGTGATTTGTTTGCGGTGGTGCTTGACCCGCAAAATCAATGGCTAGAGCCCGGTGCGAGCTACAAACTGCAAGGCGAAGTGGAAAACATGCAAGAAACTTTGGTGGCTTTTGGTGTGGCGATTATAACGGCAGTTATTTTGATTTATCTTATTTTGGCGGCATTGTATGAGAGCTTTTTACAGCCACTTATTATTATGGTAACACTCCCGCTAAGTTTTTCAGGTGCTTTTATTGCGCTTTTTATCACGGGAGAAACCTTTAGTATGTTCTCGCTTATGGGGCTTATGTTGCTTATGGGTATGGTTGGGAAAAACGCGACTTTGCTTATTGATGTGGCAAATGAAAAGCGCAAGGAAGGTATGGATATAATGAGCGCGATTGTAAGCGCTGGGGAATTGCGCCTGCGTCCGATTTTGATGACTACAATTGCGATGGTTTTTGGTATGCTTCCGCTTGCAATCGCTAATGGCGCAGGTGAAGCGATGAAAAATCCCATAGGCATTGCGATGATTGGTGGGCTTATTGTTTCAATGCTGCTTTCATTGCTTATCGTGCCGATTTTTTATAGATTCTTAGCGCCACTTGATGATAAACTTGCAAGATTCTATAAGCCAAAAGATGGGGATTCTTTTTAGTCTATTGCGTTAGTTTTGTATCGCTTTGTTAGGCTTGCTTTTTGAAGTTCGCGTTTATGCTTGGTATTTTTTTAGAATCTATTCCTTATAAATATTATCCACCTCGCGGGAGTGAATCTCCTTTCGCCTCGCTTGCGCTCACGTTCATACTCGGCGTTTTTTAGAGGCTTTAAGATTGCGAGATTGTATTGCGTTGCTTGGAGATTTAGAGTCTTGTGCGGTTGATTGAATAAAATTTCAAAAAAAGGGGACATATGCGTTTTATAGATTCTTATTTTTATAATCCGACATTTTGGCAAAAGGTGCTAAGTCTCACGCTTTTACCCCTCTCTTTTTTGTATGCAATCTCAGCGCTACTTCGCAGGAAGCTTTCACGCTATTATGATTTTAACCTTCCGATTATAAGCGTTGGGAATCTCGTGCTAGGTGGCAGTGGGAAGACGCCATTTATCATTGAAGTAGCCAAAAGATATGAAAAAGTAGTTATCATCTCAAGAGGTTACAAACGCCAAAGCAAAGGACTTTTAATCGTGAGCCTTTGGGGAAGGCTGCAATGTGGCGAAAAAGAATCTGGCGATGAAGCCTATCTTTTAGCAAAAAGCGTGAAAAATGCAAGCGTTATCGTCTCCAAAAACCGCGTAGAAGCAATAGAAAAAGCCAAAGAATTAGGTGCGAAATGTATTTTTTTGGATGATGGATTCCGTTTTAATTTTAAAAAGCTCAACCTCATCTTGCAACCAAAGCTTAAGCCCTACTTTCCCTTTCCTATTCCAAGTGGTATGTATCGCGAGATGCCCTATCTTTATAAGAGCGCGGATTTGCTCGTGCGCGAAGGCATAGAATACACGCGCGAGGTGGCGGTGGAGAATGAGAGCGAGCGTATGCTACTTTTGACAGCGATTGCCAATCCTTCGCGTTTAGATGAGTTTTTGCCAAAGGTGGTGGGGAAAATCACGTTGCGTGATCACGCGAGATTTGATGAGGAATTTTTGAAATCCCAAATCATGCATTTTCAAGCTACAAGTTTTCTTGTCACTACAAAAGATGAAGTAAAGCTTCAAGATATGGGCTTTCAACTTAGCGTGCTGTGCTTAAAGCTTCATATCAAAGATGAGGTGTTGCAGGCAATAGATTCTTATATAAAAAGTTTTAGAGAATATTTTTAGGTTCTATTCTTTTTAGTTTTTATTTCGTTTAAGCTTTGCAGAATCTGCTTGCGCTTTTTGTTTGAGTTGTAAGGTCAAAAGCTTTTTTAAGGCATTTTTTCTATAATACGCGTTTTTGTTTCTCTAATAAATCACATAAAGGATTTTCTTGTCTCTGCAAAAAAAGTTTTTTGAGCTTCTTTATTTTTATAGCGCGAAATATGTGGAGATTCTCGTTTTTTTGCTTTTTACTACGGGCTTTGTGTTGTATGCTTTGGGGCTTTCATCATTTGGGAAAAATAGCCTGC from Helicobacter himalayensis harbors:
- a CDS encoding tetraacyldisaccharide 4'-kinase — protein: MRFIDSYFYNPTFWQKVLSLTLLPLSFLYAISALLRRKLSRYYDFNLPIISVGNLVLGGSGKTPFIIEVAKRYEKVVIISRGYKRQSKGLLIVSLWGRLQCGEKESGDEAYLLAKSVKNASVIVSKNRVEAIEKAKELGAKCIFLDDGFRFNFKKLNLILQPKLKPYFPFPIPSGMYREMPYLYKSADLLVREGIEYTREVAVENESERMLLLTAIANPSRLDEFLPKVVGKITLRDHARFDEEFLKSQIMHFQATSFLVTTKDEVKLQDMGFQLSVLCLKLHIKDEVLQAIDSYIKSFREYF